The window TTTTAGATTCCCAGTTGTTAAACAAGAGATATTGGAATTACTCCTTTTCTGCTATATTTTTCAAATTCATAATGAAATAATAATTTCCTAATAAACTGAGATATAAAAGTGGATACACTAAGGCAGAATACAATAGATTCCAGTCACTATGATAAAAAAGATCTGTCTTTACTGCGATCCATTCATAAAAAACAGCCAAGGCAGAACATATAACTATATACATACCCTTTTTCAAAAGAGTTTGATGAATTGGGTATAAGTTAAGAAACATGATATTTACAGCTGGATATATCCCAAAGGTAACACCCAACATCTCCCAATTTACAACTTTCGGTTCGAAATATCCGTATAACCCATATTTCACGTCCAAAAACATATCAACTAGTAAATGTAATCCTATTGCAAATAATGATGTGGTGTACATATCTACTTTCAAAAGTCTCTTCGGAATAAAGTAAACGATGCTGTTGAATATTAATATCGAGATAATCATAAGTAACATAAAAGGCTTTCCGCCCTTCTGGATAGTTTATGTAATAGTATGTTTTCCTCAAATTCATATAGTATTAATACTATCCTTAAATCTTTAATCGATATCCCCCCTTCAGCTATAATTTTTCACCGAACCTTCCTACTTCAGTTTTAACCTTCATTAAATATTATCGTACATTTTAATATAATTTTATTATTTGGACATTTATAGCTGACCCTGAAACAGATACTAAAGTACCGGGTACAATTGTAAATATTTCTGTGGATAAACTCCTACATTTATTCACACATTTTTCCTCATCTCTCTACATCTGCTTAATAAGGTATTTACATCTCTCTTTTATACTGGTCATGTAAGCAAATAAGGGTTGAAGGAGATGAAGATGATGATGAAGAAATTGATTAAACCATTGGTTGGGTTAGGAATTGGCTTGACGCTATTTTTACCGGCAAATCAGGGAGCTTATGCAGCTGAAACAATTGGGGAATTACGGAAGGTAGACAATGTTGCTCACCGGGGAGCATCCGGCTATGCGCCTGAAAACACGATTGCGGCGTTTGACAAGGCTGTTGACATGAAGGCGGACTACATAGAGATTGATGTCCAAATGAGTAAGGACGGCGAACTTGTGATTATTCACGACACCACTGTTGACCGGACAACCGATGGTACCGGCAAGGTTAAGGATTTAACATTTGAAGAACTTAGGAGCCTTGATGCCGGCAGCTGGAAGTCACCAGAATTTAGTGGCGAGAAGATCCCTACTTTTGATGAAATTCTCGACCGCTACCGCGGGAAAATTGGTGTTTTAATAGAATTGAAAGCCCCTGAGCTTTATCCTGGAATCGAAGAAAAAGTGGCAATCGAGCTTATTGAAAGAAACTTGAACAAGCCGCAAAATGAAAAAATCATCATCCAATCCTTTAACTTTGAATCAATGAAAAAAATGGATAAATTGCTTCCTACAATACCAATTGGTGTTCTAACGTCTTCAGCGAAACACACGACCGAGCAGGCATTGCAGGAATTCGCCCAATATGCCGAGTACTTCAACCCTAGCTATGGACTCGTTTCCAAGGAATTAGTGTCCAATGTCCATGCCCTTGATATGAAGATTGGTTCTTGGACGGTCAGGAGCCAAGAGGCGGCTGACTTCCTGCTTGAGATGGATGTTGATGCCATCATCACAGACTTCCCTGATTATGTGGATCCGAGAAATTAGTTATCAAAAGAAAGGCCCGGCGGCTTAGCAACGGATTTTGTTTTCGGGGGCTTTCTTATTAAAAGACACCAGAAAGGACGTATGAATTGACATACGTCCTTTCTTTATTTATCAAGGTTTATAGGAATTTCGATTAACTTTGGTAGAGCAATGACATCATCATTATGATGGTCAATAAGTATTGTACAATGCAGTGCTGATTTGAGTGCCAATTTTATTGATCTTTGGAAAAGCTGTTGATTCCAACATTTAGAAATAACAGGGTCCACACTTATCCGTTGAAGAGTCAGGTTAAGCTCCGAGCAGATAAATAGACGGAAAAATTCCGCTTAATTAGTAATTATGATTAGAAAAAGCTTAAATAGATGGAGAGAATCCGTCTATTTACTCAAAACACATAAAAATGTGGGCTTTTATTTAGAATAACCGGAAAATCTCCGCTTAACATACACCGATACGAGCTCCGTTCGCCGTCTAAGCGGAAAATCTCCGCTTATTTTATTTTCGCTGGTTACCTCTAGACAGTATCAATGTCACAATTTAATTCTCCCTGTTAGTAACGGGCTGCTTCCAAAACATCGTGATTCCTACTCCAATAAAAATCACCACGGTTGCAAAGTAGTATGGGTAGTTAATATCGATATCAAATAACATCCCCCCTAGAATTGGACCGGTTATGTTAGCCAAGCTGGTAAACATTGAGTTCATCCCGCCAATAAATCCTTGCTCATTCCCCGCGATATTCGATAGATAGGACGTTATTGCTGGACGGAATAAGTCGAACCCCACAAAAACAATAAAGGTTACAAGTAAAATCGAGAAGTAAGAGTGAACAACGGTCATTAAAAAGACAAGAATAGCTGATACAATCAGACTATAGCGAATCAGTTTTATTTCACCCCAAATACGGGTTAACTTATCAAACAAAATGACCTGCGCGATAGCACCAAAAATGGCGCCGCCAGTAATGACTATAGCTATATCAGCAGGTGTAAACTGAAATTTATGATCTACATACAAACTAAAAAATGATTCAAATGCTGCCAAACCGAAGGAAGCTATAAAAATCAAGATAAAGGCAAAGAAATAGTTGGGTTCAAGAATAAGTTTGAATCCACCTTTTCTTTTACCAGTTTGTTCAGTAGTACTTTCCGGACGTGCTGGCTCAGTTAATACTATAAGGGAAAGAACAGCAGCGAATGTGCCAAGGGCACCCGCAAAGAAGAATGGTACCCGTACTCCAATCTCAGCTAAAAAGCCTCCTATCCCCGGTCCAATAATAAACCCCGTACTGATGGCTGCAGACATATAACCAAGAGCTTTGGGACGTGTTGCCGGGGTCGTAATATCTGCTATGAAGGCTGTCACTGCCGGCATAATCAGGGCGGCACTTATTCCTCCCATTATTCGCGAAATAAATAGCACTTCTATTTCCCGCCCTAATCCGAATAAAAATTCAGATAAGCCGAAAATAAATAAGCCGATTACGATTATGATTTTCCTGCCAAACCTATCCACGGCTTTCCCCGCAAACGGAGAAACAATAAGCTGGGCAATCGCAAAGGCTGCTGTTAAATATCCTATTGTTGTACCGGTAATACCCAGCTCATTCATAAGAGTTGGCATTACCGGAATAATAAGTCCAATTCCTAAAAATGCAATAAATAAATTGAGAAGTAATAATCCCAAGGTGAATTTACTATTTTTCATTCTTCCACATGCTCCTTCAACCCCACTGCGTTTTACTGCAACTTTATATAGCTACTATACAGTTAGTAATGAAGCTAAACAAATGAATAAGAACAATAGAGGTTTATTTTTTCTATTGCGAACAATTTGAATGTACTCATTCGATTTTCGTGTGAATTTGTAATAATTTTCTATTACAATCAACATGCTTTGACAACACCGCAATCTATCAACTTGCTTCCAAGGAACTGGTATCCAATGTCCATACTCTTATGAAAATTGGTTTTATACGGTCAGGCCCCAAGAGGTGGCCAGCTTTCTGTTTTAAATAAAAAAATACTGATACCCAGAACAATTTTAACTGCAGGAACATAATCACCGCTGTTTCATAAAATAAACCAAAACTTTGCCAGGGGTTGTGGACCATGATGAACCAGCTACCAGTTAACAATGAGAAAAGCGCAGAGATCCTGCGGCTTGAAAAAGAAGTGGCCCTGGGGTTATGGGTTCAGGTAGTCGGCCACATTATTGAAATAAAAGGCTTAACCGGGCTCCTTCAATCGGAGAAAGATGAGAGTCTAACAGGTGAACAACAAATACTGACTGGTGTCTGGATTAAAACAATTGGACACATACTGGAGGCTATTTCAGTAACGAGGCAAATATATGAAACAGACATTTTGAAATTGATACAGGAACAAAAAATTGCGATTACCGGAGACATTCTTACGGCAATTGGATCAGTAGTTGAAGCAGATGGGGGAATTCAGGTGCTTAATGAAGAAAACTTAGAAGTTACCCGGATTATCCCATAGTCATCATCAAGAAGAGCTTGTTGCATTGAAGCAGCAAGTTTTTTCGCCTTTTTTAACATATAATTCCACCCCTTTGCAGGATAACCTACCCTTTAAAAAGAACTTAACAACGTAGTAGGTCATGCAAAATATAAGGGGGTATTCGAATGTGGCCTTTTAAGAAAAGACAAAAGGTGTCGGGGTCTGGGGCACCGGTATATAAGTACGAATCGAAGGAAACGAAATTCGAAGGGGTAAGGGATTATGATTTCGAGGCTAAGGAAAAATTCGAGCATCATATTGAGACATACATAGGAAAAATCAATGGCGTTTTTCATGAGATTGTTTCAAATCTAGTCCATCTTGATGTCTATCATGTTGCACCAACCCCTGAAAAGCCATTTCATACACTTGTGACTCATGGGATGAGTGACCTGGCAATGGACGTTCCTCCAGGGGCTGAAGATTGGAGGTTTGCTGAATTGGTATGCTTTTTGCCGAAGGAATATGATATATCGGATGATGCCTTCCAGGATGACCGCAATTATTGGCCGATTGGGAACTTGAAGTTTTTAGCAAGATTTCCCCATGAGTACAATACATGGCTTGCCTATGGCCATACCCTTCAGAACGGCAACCCAATCCAACCCTTCACTAGCGGGACAAAGTTGTGCGCGTCTCTCTTGATTCCGCCGACCATTGTTGATGGCAAGTTTTTTTCATTGAAAGTTAGAGATGACAAGAACATCTTCATCTACAATGTCATGCCGATTTACAAGGAAGAGATGGACTACAAGATGGAACATGGCGTCGATAATCTATGCGAGCGATTCGACTTGTTTGGGGTGAATGATATTTATAATTTAAACAGGATGAATACGTGTAAATAGCATGACGGAGTGAAGACAAACGGGCCTGGAACTTTTAAATGGTGCCAGGCCTGTTTGGTTTTTCGGATGAAAAAGTGCTATCTAATCCACTTAGTCACGTTCTGAAACGGGTTCCTCTTCCCCTCAGGAAGAGCCCGTTTCGGATAGCCAATATAAAGAAATCCGAGAACCTCACCATTCTCTGACAAACCGAAAAATTCTTTCATCAACGGGTCATACGTTGGTGCACCTGTCCGCCAGTATCCCGCCAGACCCAGGCTATGGGCGGCCAAAAACATATTTTGAATGCACGCATAAACCGCTCCGTATTCTTCGAGCTGAACTACTTTCGGATCCGTTGCCGGTTCAGCTGCCACTGCGATAACAACTGGGGCGCGATAAGGCTTTTTTAATTCCTTATCGAGTTTGGCTGCATCGGCCTCCCCATTTTTTTCTGCAATTTTTACAAAGACCTCTGCCAGTTGTTTTCTCCCCTCTTCCACCAGGACAAAGAAGCGCCAAGGCTCTGTCCTGAAATGGCTTGGAGCCCAAGTTCCAGCTTCAAGAATTTGTTCAATAAGTGATTCCGGCACCGCCTCATCCTTCACAAGCCCAAAACTTCTCCTAGTTTTAATTGCTTCCAGAACATCCATCCGTTTCTCCTCCCTCTTTCATAGTCGTTCAGGATCCTAATACAAGTGTATTTTTAATAGGTAAAGAATTATTCTTTCGTCACTCTAAAAAACTATCAATATTCCCAACGAAAAAAGCTTGGTACTTATCAAAAGCACCAAGCCTGTATAATCTGATTCCCCCGGCAAACCAGAACCTTCCCTACAGCACTTTCCCAAGAAAGGCTTTGGTTCGTTCGTGCTGGGGGCTGCCGAAGAGGTCTTCGGGTTTGCCCTGTTCGACAATGTAGCCGCCATCCATGAAGACGACACGGTCGGCAACTTCACGTGCGAATCCCATTTCGTGGGTAACGACGACCATGGTCATGCCTTCTTTTGCAAGCTGCCTCATAACATCTAGTACCTCTTTGACCATTTCAGGATCGAGAGCGGAAGTAGGTTCGTCAAACAACATGATTTTCGGCCTCATTGCTAGCGCCCGGGCGATAGCGACACGCTGCTGCTGGCCGCCTGACAGCTGTTCAGGATAGTTGTCTGCTTTCTCAAGCACCCCAACTTTCTCAAGCAGTTCAAGTGCGAGTTTCTCCGCTTCCTTTTTGGGCGTTTTTCGGATAAGCATTGGCGCCATAATAACATTCTCGAGAATCGTCATATGAGGGAACAGGTTGAATTGCTGAAACACCATCCCAACCTCAGTCCGGATGTCATTGATATCCGTATCCGGGTCGTTTACTTTCATCCCTTCCACATAAACGCTGCCATCGGTGATTTCCTCTAGCAAATTGATGCAGCGCAGGAAGGTACTTTTTCCAGATCCTGAAGGGCCGATTACACAGACAACTTCCTTTTCATGGACATGGTAATCAATGCCCTTCAACACTTCCAATTTACCAAAATACTTATGCAGGTTTTCCACTTTGATCATTCGCCAAAACCTGCCTTTCTGTTCTTTTGCGAGGGTTATAGTGATTGCTGGTCCGCTTCTCCACATAAGCAACCAATTTTGTCACGAGATAGGTAAGCATCAAGTAAAGTGCTGCCGCGACCAGGTATGGCTCCCAGAAGCGCTGGTATGCCCCTGCCACAATCTTGCTGGCATAGAGAATATCATTTGCAGCAATGACCGTAACCAGTGAAGAATCCTTCAGCAAGGCAATAAATTCATTGCCAAGCGGCGGAATCATCCGGCGGAACGCCTGAGGCAATATAATTTTTCGCATCGCTTGATTGTGAGTCAGCCCCAAGGAACGGGCCGCCTCCATCTGCCCTTTATCAATCGACTGGATACCGGCGCGGATGATTTCAGCGTTGTACGCGGCACAATTAAGGACAAGTGCCGTAATCCCTGATACCATATATCCGAACGATTGTCCGAAAACCGCCGGGATGACCGCGAGATGGATAATTAAAATTTGCACGAGCATTGGGGTGCCCCGGAATAGGTCGACATAAAGCTTCGACGGCCAGTAAATTAGCTTTCGTTTCGATGTCTCACCAAGGCCGATTAGTACTCCTAATACAATGCCCCCAATATAACCGCTAACTGTTAAGACAATCGTAACCCAGATACCACGTATGAAAAAGTCACGGTAGTTCCAGATCATGTCCCAGCGAAAATCAAGGATGTCCAACTGAAACACGCTCCCGCCTATTCAAGTTTTTGTCCAGTAATTTCTTCTAGCTTTCCGTTTTCCTTGATTT is drawn from Bacillus sp. FJAT-18017 and contains these coding sequences:
- a CDS encoding nitroreductase family protein, whose translation is MDVLEAIKTRRSFGLVKDEAVPESLIEQILEAGTWAPSHFRTEPWRFFVLVEEGRKQLAEVFVKIAEKNGEADAAKLDKELKKPYRAPVVIAVAAEPATDPKVVQLEEYGAVYACIQNMFLAAHSLGLAGYWRTGAPTYDPLMKEFFGLSENGEVLGFLYIGYPKRALPEGKRNPFQNVTKWIR
- a CDS encoding suppressor of fused domain protein, encoding MWPFKKRQKVSGSGAPVYKYESKETKFEGVRDYDFEAKEKFEHHIETYIGKINGVFHEIVSNLVHLDVYHVAPTPEKPFHTLVTHGMSDLAMDVPPGAEDWRFAELVCFLPKEYDISDDAFQDDRNYWPIGNLKFLARFPHEYNTWLAYGHTLQNGNPIQPFTSGTKLCASLLIPPTIVDGKFFSLKVRDDKNIFIYNVMPIYKEEMDYKMEHGVDNLCERFDLFGVNDIYNLNRMNTCK
- a CDS encoding CBO0543 family protein translates to MLLMIISILIFNSIVYFIPKRLLKVDMYTTSLFAIGLHLLVDMFLDVKYGLYGYFEPKVVNWEMLGVTFGIYPAVNIMFLNLYPIHQTLLKKGMYIVICSALAVFYEWIAVKTDLFYHSDWNLLYSALVYPLLYLSLLGNYYFIMNLKNIAEKE
- a CDS encoding amino acid ABC transporter permease, yielding MDILDFRWDMIWNYRDFFIRGIWVTIVLTVSGYIGGIVLGVLIGLGETSKRKLIYWPSKLYVDLFRGTPMLVQILIIHLAVIPAVFGQSFGYMVSGITALVLNCAAYNAEIIRAGIQSIDKGQMEAARSLGLTHNQAMRKIILPQAFRRMIPPLGNEFIALLKDSSLVTVIAANDILYASKIVAGAYQRFWEPYLVAAALYLMLTYLVTKLVAYVEKRTSNHYNPRKRTERQVLANDQSGKPA
- the norA gene encoding multidrug efflux MFS transporter NorA, which translates into the protein MKNSKFTLGLLLLNLFIAFLGIGLIIPVMPTLMNELGITGTTIGYLTAAFAIAQLIVSPFAGKAVDRFGRKIIIVIGLFIFGLSEFLFGLGREIEVLFISRIMGGISAALIMPAVTAFIADITTPATRPKALGYMSAAISTGFIIGPGIGGFLAEIGVRVPFFFAGALGTFAAVLSLIVLTEPARPESTTEQTGKRKGGFKLILEPNYFFAFILIFIASFGLAAFESFFSLYVDHKFQFTPADIAIVITGGAIFGAIAQVILFDKLTRIWGEIKLIRYSLIVSAILVFLMTVVHSYFSILLVTFIVFVGFDLFRPAITSYLSNIAGNEQGFIGGMNSMFTSLANITGPILGGMLFDIDINYPYYFATVVIFIGVGITMFWKQPVTNREN
- a CDS encoding amino acid ABC transporter ATP-binding protein, with amino-acid sequence MIKVENLHKYFGKLEVLKGIDYHVHEKEVVCVIGPSGSGKSTFLRCINLLEEITDGSVYVEGMKVNDPDTDINDIRTEVGMVFQQFNLFPHMTILENVIMAPMLIRKTPKKEAEKLALELLEKVGVLEKADNYPEQLSGGQQQRVAIARALAMRPKIMLFDEPTSALDPEMVKEVLDVMRQLAKEGMTMVVVTHEMGFAREVADRVVFMDGGYIVEQGKPEDLFGSPQHERTKAFLGKVL
- a CDS encoding glycerophosphodiester phosphodiesterase, which codes for MMKKLIKPLVGLGIGLTLFLPANQGAYAAETIGELRKVDNVAHRGASGYAPENTIAAFDKAVDMKADYIEIDVQMSKDGELVIIHDTTVDRTTDGTGKVKDLTFEELRSLDAGSWKSPEFSGEKIPTFDEILDRYRGKIGVLIELKAPELYPGIEEKVAIELIERNLNKPQNEKIIIQSFNFESMKKMDKLLPTIPIGVLTSSAKHTTEQALQEFAQYAEYFNPSYGLVSKELVSNVHALDMKIGSWTVRSQEAADFLLEMDVDAIITDFPDYVDPRN